One segment of Candidatus Buchananbacteria bacterium CG10_big_fil_rev_8_21_14_0_10_42_9 DNA contains the following:
- the lysS gene encoding lysine--tRNA ligase produces the protein MAKNEKVDDLAERATRLKKVEQLRAAGVNPYPVRFSVSKTAAQARQLKIGTKNIRLAGRITSIRAMGKLAFSHLQDSSGKIQIVFKEDELAKGQFQFFNENFNLGDFIGVSGELFKTKKGEISLLVKKFELLTKAVRPLPEKWHGLKDQEQRYRKRYLDLVANTEVRDLFKQRTNFIKEIRSYLDNNDFLEVETPVLEHVPGGADAEPFVTHHNTLDIDLYLRISLELHLKRLLVGGYERIYELGKVFRNEGMSTQHLQEFTMLEFYAAYLDFNDLMDFCEKMYKTIIKKVIGTLKVEYQGKQIDFGKKWEIVDYRRALIDYTGIDIYNFTTRDKLTAEIKKQKLDLEVDKSMGLGRVTDQLYKKYARPKIVQPTFLIKHPISVSPLAKKHPVNPFVTERFQIIVDGAEVGNGFSELNDPIDQRRRFESQMKLREQGDNEAQMIDEDYIEALEYGMPPAAGFGVGIDRLFMILTNQPSIRDVVFFPTMKPKK, from the coding sequence ATGGCCAAAAACGAAAAGGTAGACGATTTAGCCGAGCGAGCCACTCGGCTAAAGAAAGTAGAACAATTACGAGCCGCAGGGGTAAATCCGTATCCGGTTCGTTTTTCAGTTTCTAAAACAGCGGCGCAGGCCAGACAATTAAAAATTGGCACTAAAAACATTAGACTTGCTGGTCGGATTACGTCAATTCGCGCTATGGGCAAGCTAGCTTTCTCTCACCTCCAAGATTCAAGCGGAAAAATTCAAATCGTATTTAAAGAAGATGAACTCGCCAAAGGTCAGTTTCAGTTTTTTAATGAAAATTTTAACCTCGGTGATTTTATAGGCGTTAGCGGCGAATTGTTTAAAACCAAAAAAGGCGAGATAAGCCTTCTAGTTAAAAAGTTTGAACTTTTAACCAAGGCGGTACGGCCATTGCCGGAAAAATGGCATGGGTTAAAGGATCAGGAACAACGATACCGAAAACGATATTTAGATTTGGTGGCAAATACAGAAGTTCGGGATTTATTTAAGCAGCGCACTAATTTTATCAAGGAAATTAGGAGCTACTTAGATAACAATGATTTCCTTGAAGTTGAAACTCCGGTACTAGAACACGTGCCCGGGGGTGCTGACGCGGAACCTTTTGTGACTCACCATAACACTTTGGACATTGATTTGTATCTAAGAATTTCATTAGAATTGCATTTGAAGCGGCTGTTAGTCGGGGGATATGAAAGAATATATGAACTTGGCAAGGTTTTTCGTAATGAAGGTATGTCGACTCAGCATTTGCAGGAGTTTACTATGTTAGAATTTTATGCCGCTTATTTAGATTTTAATGACCTGATGGATTTTTGCGAAAAGATGTACAAGACTATCATTAAAAAAGTGATCGGCACTCTAAAGGTTGAGTATCAGGGTAAGCAGATTGATTTTGGTAAAAAATGGGAAATTGTGGACTACCGTAGAGCCTTGATTGATTATACTGGCATTGATATTTATAATTTTACGACTAGGGATAAATTAACCGCTGAAATTAAAAAACAAAAGTTAGATTTAGAAGTCGATAAATCGATGGGCTTGGGGCGAGTAACCGATCAGCTTTACAAAAAATACGCTAGGCCAAAAATTGTTCAACCAACCTTTTTAATCAAACATCCTATCTCGGTTTCCCCTTTAGCTAAAAAGCATCCGGTTAATCCATTTGTGACCGAACGTTTTCAAATTATTGTTGATGGCGCGGAAGTTGGGAATGGGTTTTCGGAATTAAACGATCCAATAGACCAAAGGCGACGGTTTGAGTCTCAAATGAAATTACGTGAACAAGGCGACAACGAAGCCCAGATGATAGACGAGGATTATATTGAAGCCTTAGAGTATGGCATGCCTCCGGCAGCGGGGTTTGGGGTTGGGATTGATAGATTATTTATGATTTTGACCAACCAACCGTCAATTCGCGATGTAGTTTTTTTCCCAACCATGAAGCCAAAAAAATAG
- the mrdA gene encoding penicillin-binding protein 2 → MGNKKFNRNPFFEFSGDKLADNKLGNKEGITYIPFAGLKKAASFFKQQQSLNFSVLPKLKAKSRVFLIIIVAVLIVFSGRLIWLQLYQASALGGLAEGNRIRNKIILSQRGVISDRNGELLVRNVPIFNAGVVPVDLPKDEGVRRQLWQALSEITGVEIDEIEKTVTSQPAYSYELLLIGDPLTYEQALRLALLEERYSGVKLNVTSGREYLHGNALSLSHVLGYLGKIGDLEIESYLNQGYAFNELVGKVGLEAQYESLLKGSNGRRQVETDALGREKIVLSEEETIDGKNLKLTIDLEFQTIAESSLNSILQAFGKKSGSVIVLNPNNGEVLAMVSLPAFNSNSFVNGIDQEEFNQLANNQARPLFNRSVAGQYPSGSTFKMVVSAAALEEGVITPQTSFLSSGGIAVDRWFFPDWKFGGHGVTNLTKALAESVNTFFYIIGGGYNERQGLGIEKLNYYAQLFGLTKKTGIDLPNEAEGFFPTISWKESVKQERWYIGDTYNASIGQGDILVTPLQVANWTAVFANGGTLYRPHLIKRVEDNFGNLENNVEPKVIRDNFISTSNVESVKAGLRRAVTSGSAVGMSTLPISTAGKTGTAQWSSKDSPHAWFTSFAPYEKPEIVVTVLVEEGGEGSSVALPVAREIISWWANNRYGQN, encoded by the coding sequence ATGGGTAATAAAAAATTCAACCGCAATCCGTTTTTTGAATTTAGCGGCGACAAATTGGCTGATAATAAATTGGGCAATAAAGAGGGGATTACCTACATCCCTTTTGCCGGGCTCAAGAAAGCAGCTAGCTTTTTTAAACAGCAGCAATCACTAAATTTTTCAGTTTTACCTAAGTTGAAAGCCAAGAGTAGAGTTTTTTTGATAATCATAGTGGCAGTCCTGATAGTATTTTCAGGCAGATTAATTTGGCTCCAGCTTTATCAAGCCTCTGCCTTGGGGGGGCTAGCTGAGGGTAATCGAATAAGAAATAAAATTATATTGTCTCAAAGGGGAGTCATAAGCGATCGAAATGGCGAATTGTTAGTACGCAATGTTCCGATATTTAATGCCGGCGTCGTACCAGTTGATTTGCCCAAAGATGAGGGTGTCCGCAGGCAACTATGGCAAGCGCTATCTGAAATTACCGGCGTTGAAATTGATGAGATTGAAAAAACAGTTACATCACAGCCGGCATATTCATATGAGCTTCTATTGATAGGTGACCCATTAACATATGAGCAGGCATTGCGCCTGGCATTATTAGAGGAGCGATATAGCGGAGTTAAGTTAAATGTTACTTCAGGGAGGGAATATTTGCATGGTAATGCATTGAGTTTGTCTCACGTTTTAGGATACTTGGGAAAAATTGGGGATCTAGAAATTGAGTCTTACCTGAATCAGGGGTATGCCTTTAATGAGTTGGTCGGGAAGGTGGGGCTAGAAGCACAGTACGAATCGCTGCTGAAGGGCAGTAATGGCAGACGCCAGGTTGAAACTGACGCTTTGGGCCGAGAAAAAATAGTTTTATCAGAAGAAGAAACTATTGATGGTAAAAATTTAAAACTAACCATCGATTTAGAGTTTCAAACTATAGCCGAGTCGAGTTTAAATTCAATTTTACAGGCCTTTGGTAAAAAATCAGGCAGTGTGATTGTTCTAAACCCAAACAATGGCGAAGTATTGGCTATGGTTTCCTTGCCCGCCTTTAATAGTAATAGTTTTGTTAACGGTATCGACCAAGAGGAGTTTAACCAATTAGCGAACAATCAAGCACGACCTTTATTTAACCGATCGGTAGCGGGTCAATACCCGTCGGGGTCAACGTTTAAAATGGTAGTGTCGGCGGCTGCATTGGAAGAAGGAGTGATTACCCCGCAAACAAGTTTTCTCAGCTCCGGCGGCATCGCGGTTGACCGTTGGTTTTTTCCGGATTGGAAATTCGGCGGGCATGGCGTTACTAATTTAACCAAGGCTTTGGCTGAATCAGTAAACACTTTTTTTTATATTATCGGCGGAGGCTACAATGAAAGACAAGGCCTGGGAATTGAAAAGTTAAATTACTACGCTCAACTTTTCGGGCTGACAAAAAAAACCGGCATTGATTTGCCTAATGAGGCTGAAGGATTTTTCCCAACAATTTCTTGGAAGGAAAGTGTGAAACAAGAGCGATGGTATATTGGCGACACCTACAATGCATCAATTGGCCAGGGAGATATTTTGGTCACACCACTCCAAGTAGCTAATTGGACAGCGGTTTTTGCTAACGGTGGTACTTTGTACCGGCCTCATTTAATTAAACGGGTAGAAGACAATTTTGGTAACTTGGAAAATAATGTTGAGCCGAAAGTCATAAGAGATAATTTTATTTCGACTTCTAATGTGGAGTCGGTTAAGGCAGGTTTGCGCCGTGCCGTTACCAGCGGTAGTGCGGTTGGCATGAGCACGTTACCAATTTCTACCGCCGGTAAAACCGGTACGGCGCAATGGTCATCTAAAGATTCTCCCCATGCTTGGTTTACTAGTTTTGCTCCTTATGAAAAACCAGAAATTGTAGTGACTGTTTTAGTCGAGGAAGGAGGGGAAGGCAGCAGTGTGGCTTTGCCGGTAGCCCGTGAGATTATTAGCTGGTGGGCTAATAATAGATACGGTCAAAATTAA
- a CDS encoding rod shape-determining protein (functions in MreBCD complex in some organisms): MFGRLFKTLSKDIAIDLGTSHTLIFVADKGVVVNEASIVAVNTKTDQILSVGEEAARMVGKVPPHIIISKPLVDGVISDFEITEKMLKYFMDKINRQQFGFFGRPRVVVGIPLDVTEVEKKAVEDSVVSAGAKDVYMVENIIANAIGARLPIQDASGNMIVCIGGGLTEIAVISLSGVVAWKSIRMAGEDMNQDIVNFARNEFKIIIGERVAEQAKIDLSRATEAESPMSSHELKLQGRDLVSGLPKEITVSGQQILQTLERSVKTIIDNIKDTLELTPPELIADIYKRGIVLTGGGSLLNGLSEAIMKATKIPVKVIEDPTTCGVRGMGIILSDESLLKEVTIPSSSKEDGFIR, from the coding sequence ATGTTTGGCCGATTGTTTAAAACCTTATCGAAAGATATTGCAATTGATTTAGGAACTTCTCATACTTTGATTTTCGTGGCAGACAAAGGTGTGGTTGTTAATGAAGCTTCAATCGTAGCGGTTAATACTAAAACTGATCAAATTTTATCCGTTGGCGAAGAAGCCGCTCGGATGGTGGGCAAAGTGCCGCCACATATTATTATCTCTAAGCCCCTAGTTGACGGTGTGATTTCAGATTTTGAGATTACAGAAAAAATGCTGAAGTATTTTATGGATAAAATTAACCGCCAGCAATTTGGGTTTTTTGGCCGTCCTCGCGTGGTCGTTGGAATTCCGCTTGATGTGACCGAAGTTGAGAAAAAAGCAGTGGAAGATTCGGTCGTCTCAGCCGGGGCGAAAGATGTTTATATGGTAGAAAATATTATTGCCAACGCAATTGGCGCCAGGCTGCCAATTCAGGACGCTAGCGGCAATATGATAGTGTGCATTGGCGGCGGGTTAACTGAAATTGCGGTGATATCACTTTCTGGCGTAGTTGCTTGGAAATCCATCCGCATGGCCGGAGAAGACATGAACCAAGATATCGTAAATTTTGCTAGGAACGAATTCAAAATCATTATTGGCGAAAGAGTTGCAGAGCAGGCTAAAATCGATTTGTCTCGCGCCACCGAAGCTGAATCGCCTATGAGCAGTCATGAATTAAAATTACAGGGTCGAGATTTAGTCAGCGGCCTACCCAAAGAAATAACAGTTTCTGGCCAACAAATTTTGCAGACCTTAGAGCGGTCGGTTAAAACTATAATTGATAATATAAAAGATACATTGGAGTTAACGCCACCTGAACTTATCGCTGATATTTATAAACGCGGCATAGTGCTGACCGGCGGCGGGTCATTACTGAATGGTTTATCTGAAGCGATTATGAAAGCAACCAAAATTCCAGTTAAAGTTATTGAAGATCCTACTACTTGCGGTGTCCGCGGAATGGGTATCATTTTATCTGATGAGTCTTTGCTCAAAGAAGTAACTATCCCATCAAGTTCTAAAGAGGATGGTTTTATAAGATAA
- a CDS encoding transcription elongation factor GreA, with amino-acid sequence MPDEIYLTKDGLATIQQELEELTNVKRPAVIARIKAAKELGDLSENADYHDAKEVQGFIEGRIKELEHIVSNAKVISKNNSGNVQVGNKVKVLCDGQEREFSIVGASETDPTQNKISHESPIGRALIGHKVGDMVDVQIPKGIMKCEIIEIT; translated from the coding sequence ATGCCAGATGAAATATATTTAACTAAAGATGGGCTTGCAACAATCCAACAAGAGTTGGAGGAGCTGACAAATGTGAAACGGCCGGCAGTCATCGCGAGGATTAAGGCAGCCAAAGAGTTGGGCGACTTATCGGAAAATGCTGATTATCATGATGCCAAAGAAGTCCAGGGCTTTATTGAGGGCCGGATTAAAGAATTAGAGCATATTGTGTCCAACGCCAAGGTGATAAGTAAAAATAACTCCGGCAATGTGCAGGTCGGAAATAAAGTTAAAGTTTTGTGCGACGGCCAGGAGCGTGAGTTTTCGATTGTCGGTGCGAGCGAAACTGACCCCACTCAAAACAAAATATCACATGAATCTCCAATCGGTAGGGCGTTAATTGGGCATAAGGTTGGGGATATGGTAGACGTTCAAATACCAAAAGGTATAATGAAATGCGAAATTATTGAGATCACATAA
- the mreC gene encoding rod shape-determining protein MreC, translated as MRFPVVGQVNSRIFIPFAIIVAGAILFLLRGITILNPVISPINKIFFQASNVFSSSPKDLGQPDLALENELLIEEVRNLKIENAVLRTQVEENELLRQQLNFTQNYQFNYVTAAILSRGIDRAFDQVIIDRGSADGIKPGMPVIFGDGLLLGKVAAVQKSISNIRLISDQLSKVAVSIQNNGQTVGVLEGSFGLSTKVELIPGDVEIEPGQIVVTSGLDPFVPAGLIVGEIERVEKKTNEFFQTAYVRPLVQLSEPSIVSVIVTE; from the coding sequence ATGCGTTTTCCGGTTGTGGGACAAGTTAATTCCAGAATTTTTATTCCGTTCGCTATTATTGTAGCCGGAGCCATTTTATTTTTGCTTCGTGGCATTACGATTTTAAATCCCGTTATTTCACCAATTAATAAAATTTTTTTTCAGGCCAGCAATGTTTTTTCTTCTTCTCCTAAGGACCTTGGCCAGCCAGATTTAGCTTTGGAGAATGAACTTTTAATTGAAGAGGTGAGGAATTTAAAAATTGAAAATGCCGTTTTAAGGACTCAAGTTGAGGAAAATGAATTATTGCGCCAGCAGTTAAATTTTACCCAAAATTATCAGTTTAATTATGTGACTGCTGCAATTTTGAGCCGAGGCATCGATCGTGCATTTGATCAAGTAATTATTGATCGTGGGTCGGCTGATGGCATTAAGCCAGGTATGCCGGTGATATTCGGCGACGGTTTACTTCTTGGTAAGGTTGCCGCGGTGCAAAAAAGTATTAGTAACATCAGATTAATTTCTGATCAATTAAGCAAGGTAGCAGTAAGTATTCAAAATAATGGCCAGACGGTGGGGGTGCTGGAGGGTTCTTTTGGATTGTCGACTAAAGTTGAGTTAATTCCCGGCGATGTTGAAATTGAGCCTGGTCAAATTGTAGTTACTTCAGGCCTTGATCCATTCGTCCCGGCGGGTTTAATTGTTGGTGAAATTGAAAGAGTTGAGAAAAAAACTAATGAATTCTTCCAAACAGCTTACGTTAGGCCTTTAGTGCAGTTAAGTGAGCCGAGCATCGTATCAGTCATAGTCACTGAATAA
- a CDS encoding prolyl-tRNA synthetase — protein MKVSQLFTKTTKEVPRDEVSLNAQLLIRAGYINKLAPGVYSYLPMGLRVIQKIEKIVREEMNGIGGQEILMPALIPDANWKKTGRWEDLDVLFRVAGADRKHYGLGATHEEVLSPLVRQYVNSYKDLPLYIYQIQTKFRNELRAKAGLLRGREFIMKDLYSFHTDEDDLEKYYKKSQTAYMNVFKRVGLGQQTVLTFASGGTFSKYSHEFQTVTKFGEDTIFTCRKCSIAVNKEILSEIRNQCPECGNLKLNEDRAIEVGNIFKLGTKYSSPFGLNYVDKNGAEKPVIMGCYGLGISRLMGAVVETLHDANGIVWPKSLAPFQVYLIDLTKKQKAVKLAQSLIKNGIDVLVDDRVDASPGVKFSDADLLGFPYRAVISNKTGNKIEVKNRQTGKTQLKTEKQLIELAP, from the coding sequence ATGAAAGTTAGCCAATTATTCACAAAAACTACTAAAGAAGTGCCTCGTGACGAGGTAAGCCTGAACGCCCAGCTTTTGATTCGGGCAGGGTACATCAATAAGTTAGCCCCCGGCGTATATTCGTATTTGCCTATGGGCTTACGCGTAATTCAAAAAATCGAAAAGATTGTTCGGGAAGAGATGAACGGCATAGGGGGGCAAGAGATTTTAATGCCGGCCTTAATCCCGGATGCGAATTGGAAAAAAACGGGCCGGTGGGAAGATTTAGATGTCTTATTTAGAGTGGCCGGTGCTGACCGAAAACATTACGGCTTGGGTGCGACGCATGAAGAAGTGCTTTCGCCGCTCGTTAGACAATACGTTAATTCTTATAAAGACCTGCCATTGTATATTTATCAAATTCAAACTAAATTTCGCAATGAGTTGAGGGCTAAGGCCGGCTTGTTGCGGGGCCGAGAATTTATTATGAAAGATCTGTATTCGTTTCATACGGACGAAGATGATTTAGAAAAATATTATAAGAAATCGCAAACCGCCTACATGAATGTATTCAAGCGAGTTGGCTTAGGCCAGCAAACGGTTTTAACTTTTGCTTCTGGCGGTACATTTTCTAAGTACTCACACGAATTTCAAACGGTTACAAAGTTTGGCGAGGATACAATTTTTACTTGCCGCAAATGTTCAATAGCGGTTAATAAGGAGATTTTATCCGAGATTAGAAATCAATGCCCTGAATGCGGGAATTTGAAACTTAATGAAGACCGAGCCATTGAAGTTGGCAATATTTTCAAGCTTGGCACCAAGTATTCGTCGCCTTTTGGCTTGAATTACGTTGATAAAAATGGCGCAGAAAAGCCAGTCATAATGGGTTGTTACGGCTTGGGGATAAGCCGATTAATGGGTGCAGTAGTAGAAACATTACACGACGCTAACGGCATTGTATGGCCAAAATCACTAGCGCCTTTTCAGGTTTACTTAATTGATTTGACCAAAAAACAAAAAGCTGTAAAGTTGGCTCAATCTTTAATTAAAAATGGCATAGATGTTTTAGTTGATGACCGGGTCGATGCATCGCCGGGAGTGAAATTTAGTGACGCTGACTTGCTTGGTTTTCCTTATCGAGCGGTTATTTCTAATAAAACTGGTAATAAAATTGAAGTCAAAAATAGACAAACTGGCAAAACACAACTCAAAACTGAAAAACAGTTGATAGAATTAGCGCCTTAA
- a CDS encoding serine--tRNA ligase, with protein sequence MLDLKFIRQNSELVKDGSRARGVDVDVDKILLLDKQLLEDKHKLEQLNSERKTLAKGKADPAQGKKIKQQIKKLEVDLKDIQTKLNELLLAIPNLALKDVPVGDESDNRVLKSVGEPTQFSFEPKDYLTIAGEGINIEQAARVAGSRFNYLAGDIAWLQYALVDYVFSILKKHDFIPLITPILLRSEAIRASGKLDAAGDDGIKDMYYLENDDLFLIGTAEQSIGPYHMDQIIDVEKLPLRYFAYTPSFRREAGSYGKDTKGILRVHQFDKIEMYVFTNAEESMAELDKLVNVEEEIVSSLKLPYQVVSLATQDMAFQSAKTIDIEVWVPSQNKYREIMSASTCTDWQARRLNTRYKDPATGKNEFVHTLNATAVAMGRMIIAIIENYQKADGTFTIPKALKKYI encoded by the coding sequence ATGTTAGATCTTAAATTTATTCGCCAAAACAGTGAATTGGTTAAGGACGGTTCTAGGGCACGGGGCGTTGATGTTGATGTTGATAAAATTTTGTTATTAGACAAACAATTGTTGGAAGATAAACACAAGCTTGAGCAATTAAATTCAGAACGAAAAACACTAGCCAAAGGTAAAGCCGACCCGGCCCAAGGCAAGAAAATAAAACAGCAAATTAAAAAGTTAGAGGTGGACTTGAAAGATATTCAAACCAAGCTTAATGAATTACTTTTAGCTATCCCTAACTTAGCGCTTAAGGATGTTCCGGTTGGAGACGAATCAGACAACCGAGTACTTAAGTCAGTCGGCGAGCCAACGCAATTTTCCTTTGAGCCGAAAGATTATTTAACCATCGCGGGGGAGGGGATCAATATTGAGCAAGCGGCCAGAGTTGCCGGTTCCCGGTTTAATTATTTGGCAGGTGATATTGCGTGGCTGCAGTATGCCCTAGTCGATTACGTTTTTTCTATTTTAAAAAAACACGATTTTATTCCCTTGATTACTCCGATTCTTTTGCGCTCAGAGGCAATCAGAGCTTCCGGTAAGTTAGATGCCGCCGGTGATGACGGCATAAAAGATATGTACTATTTGGAAAATGATGATTTGTTTTTAATCGGTACAGCCGAACAGTCAATCGGGCCATACCACATGGATCAAATTATCGACGTCGAAAAGTTACCTTTGCGTTATTTTGCTTATACGCCTAGCTTCCGGCGAGAGGCCGGAAGCTACGGTAAAGACACTAAAGGCATTTTGAGAGTTCATCAATTTGATAAGATTGAAATGTATGTATTCACAAACGCTGAAGAATCTATGGCTGAATTAGACAAACTTGTGAATGTAGAAGAAGAAATCGTAAGTAGCCTTAAATTGCCATACCAAGTCGTGTCTTTAGCCACTCAAGATATGGCTTTTCAAAGCGCTAAAACAATAGATATTGAAGTTTGGGTGCCATCCCAAAATAAATACCGAGAAATTATGTCAGCCTCAACTTGCACAGACTGGCAAGCTCGCCGTCTAAATACCCGCTACAAAGACCCGGCCACTGGTAAAAATGAATTTGTCCATACTTTAAATGCTACGGCTGTGGCGATGGGCCGAATGATTATTGCTATTATTGAGAATTACCAAAAAGCTGACGGCACTTTTACAATACCCAAGGCATTAAAAAAATATATATAG
- the rseP gene encoding RIP metalloprotease RseP has translation MLVTIIIFIAILAVLVLVHEWGHFITARRAGIKVEEFGFGFPPRAIGIYKAKDGRWKAVGRKVAQADSTIYSFNWLPLGGFVRIKGEQGESESDPDSFASRSVGRRIWIISAGVLMNLVLTVFLISLGFLIGLPQVIDKSIPPSANIKDERIQIIEVVEGLPASRQGIVLGDTIASVDGLTISTLDEIQDYLDSKIGQEVVVTIRRGDETITQSITPEILEETGRGGIGVGLVNVALVSYPVHLALWNGIVTTINLFWLIIVAFYELFVSLVSGHGVTVDISGPVGIAVITGQVARLGFLYVLQFAALLSLNLAIINFLPFPALDGGRVFFLILGKLKGKPIDIKTETIAHNIGFFILMLLVLLVTVRDISKFGDKFSSWWQSFAGLL, from the coding sequence ATGTTAGTAACAATTATCATTTTTATTGCCATTTTGGCGGTTTTGGTCCTGGTGCATGAATGGGGGCATTTTATAACTGCCAGAAGAGCCGGCATCAAGGTTGAGGAATTTGGTTTTGGTTTCCCTCCCCGGGCAATTGGCATTTATAAAGCTAAAGATGGCCGCTGGAAGGCTGTTGGGCGAAAAGTTGCTCAAGCTGATTCCACCATCTATTCTTTTAATTGGTTGCCTTTGGGCGGATTTGTCAGAATTAAAGGTGAACAAGGGGAAAGCGAATCTGACCCGGATAGTTTTGCCTCTCGCAGTGTCGGCCGGCGAATTTGGATTATTTCGGCCGGCGTTTTAATGAATTTGGTGTTAACAGTATTTTTAATTAGCCTTGGATTTTTGATTGGTTTGCCGCAAGTGATAGATAAAAGCATCCCGCCAAGCGCAAACATCAAAGATGAGCGCATTCAAATTATCGAAGTAGTTGAAGGGTTGCCAGCGTCACGGCAAGGGATAGTGCTTGGGGATACTATTGCTAGTGTTGACGGCCTAACGATATCCACCCTTGATGAGATACAAGATTATTTGGACAGTAAAATTGGGCAAGAAGTGGTCGTCACTATCCGGCGCGGGGACGAAACCATTACTCAGTCTATCACTCCTGAAATTTTGGAGGAGACTGGCCGCGGCGGGATTGGGGTTGGCCTAGTTAATGTGGCTTTAGTTTCTTATCCTGTCCACTTAGCTTTATGGAATGGCATTGTTACAACCATCAACTTGTTTTGGTTAATAATTGTGGCTTTTTATGAATTGTTTGTCAGCTTGGTTAGTGGCCACGGTGTAACCGTGGATATTTCCGGCCCGGTTGGCATCGCGGTTATCACGGGCCAGGTTGCTAGATTGGGGTTTTTATATGTTTTACAATTTGCCGCCTTGTTGTCTTTGAATTTGGCGATTATAAATTTTTTGCCATTCCCGGCCTTGGACGGCGGGCGAGTTTTCTTTTTGATTTTAGGTAAACTCAAAGGCAAGCCGATTGATATTAAAACTGAAACCATTGCCCATAACATCGGCTTTTTTATCCTGATGTTATTAGTTTTACTTGTGACTGTGCGCGACATTAGTAAATTTGGCGATAAGTTCTCATCTTGGTGGCAGTCTTTTGCCGGATTATTATAA
- a CDS encoding ribosome recycling factor — translation MNNIRQKASQAFDQAIEHLKTELSKIRTGRANPAAVEEILVDSYGVKLPIKQMATISVPEARCITIQPWDKNQIKEIEKAITTSDQGFNPVNEGELIRIVIPTLTEEARIEITKKMNEKLEQTKITIRQKRDALKEEIQKQEKDKHIGEDEKFTALEELDKVTKEYNDKIKEMGDKKEKEIMSI, via the coding sequence ATGAATAATATTAGACAAAAAGCCAGCCAAGCGTTTGACCAAGCGATTGAGCATTTAAAAACAGAATTAAGCAAGATTAGAACCGGTCGGGCAAATCCAGCGGCGGTGGAGGAAATTTTAGTTGACTCTTATGGCGTCAAATTGCCCATTAAACAAATGGCCACAATCTCTGTACCTGAGGCACGTTGCATCACAATTCAACCGTGGGATAAAAATCAAATTAAAGAAATTGAAAAAGCTATCACCACGTCAGATCAAGGTTTTAATCCTGTCAATGAGGGCGAACTTATTAGAATTGTCATACCAACTTTGACTGAAGAAGCAAGGATTGAAATTACTAAGAAAATGAATGAGAAACTAGAACAAACCAAAATCACTATCCGCCAAAAACGAGATGCCTTAAAAGAGGAAATTCAAAAACAAGAAAAAGACAAGCACATTGGTGAAGATGAAAAATTTACAGCCTTAGAAGAGCTTGATAAAGTGACCAAGGAATATAACGATAAGATTAAGGAGATGGGAGATAAAAAAGAGAAAGAAATAATGTCAATTTAA
- a CDS encoding FAD synthase has product MSKKVLIFGTFDGLHSGHLSLLKQAKKRGDKLAVIVARDATVKAVKGRLPQANENDRLQDIKLIKVVDEAYLGDKIDPYNSVRRVNPDIICLGYDQQVFTEKLTEEFPDIKVIRLKPYKPEIYKSSRINNLHRKNVRS; this is encoded by the coding sequence ATGTCAAAAAAGGTTTTAATTTTCGGGACGTTTGACGGCTTACACTCCGGACATTTATCTTTGCTTAAGCAGGCTAAAAAAAGGGGCGATAAACTGGCTGTAATTGTCGCTCGAGATGCTACAGTTAAGGCTGTTAAAGGGAGATTACCTCAAGCCAATGAAAACGATCGATTACAAGATATTAAATTAATTAAGGTGGTCGATGAGGCGTATTTAGGCGACAAGATCGACCCCTACAACAGTGTTCGTCGTGTGAATCCTGATATTATATGTTTAGGTTATGACCAACAGGTGTTTACAGAGAAGTTGACTGAAGAATTCCCTGATATAAAAGTTATCAGGCTTAAGCCATATAAGCCGGAAATTTATAAGTCTTCTAGAATAAATAATTTACATAGAAAAAATGTTAGATCTTAA